One window from the genome of Bacillus kexueae encodes:
- a CDS encoding undecaprenyl-diphosphate phosphatase, whose amino-acid sequence MDLLEAIILGFIQGLTEFLPISSTGHLYLGRVLLGLKDAGLFLDTMLHMGTLIALLVFYKDILFSLLRRPFSKLTLLLFVGSIPAIIVGLLFADFFDSISKSGVTIGWEFLVTGAMLWWADNMKNGAKRLADITVKDSFVIGCFQALAIFPAISRSGLTIAGALFCRVEKEAAAYFSFLLSIPVIFGAVSLQTADLLEGHASQISLHSLFFATVSSAIFGYLAVKWMIQFVKRYSLKLFAIYVWALGIIIIFLQQTVS is encoded by the coding sequence ATGGATTTGCTCGAAGCCATCATTCTTGGATTTATTCAAGGGTTAACGGAGTTTTTACCGATTAGTAGTACTGGACATTTATATTTAGGAAGAGTATTGTTAGGGCTCAAGGATGCAGGATTATTTCTTGATACGATGTTACATATGGGGACGCTTATTGCGTTGCTCGTTTTTTACAAAGACATTTTATTTTCATTACTTCGACGCCCGTTTTCAAAGCTTACGCTACTTCTTTTTGTCGGTTCCATCCCAGCTATTATCGTCGGCCTTTTGTTTGCGGACTTTTTTGATTCGATTTCAAAATCAGGAGTCACCATCGGTTGGGAGTTTTTAGTGACTGGAGCGATGTTATGGTGGGCAGATAACATGAAAAATGGTGCGAAAAGATTAGCGGACATTACGGTGAAAGATTCCTTTGTAATTGGTTGCTTTCAAGCGCTCGCTATTTTCCCAGCCATCTCACGTTCCGGTTTGACAATAGCTGGAGCATTATTTTGCCGTGTGGAAAAAGAAGCCGCGGCATACTTTTCGTTTTTGCTGTCCATCCCCGTCATTTTCGGCGCCGTCTCGCTCCAAACGGCTGATTTATTGGAAGGGCATGCGAGCCAAATCTCCCTTCATTCTCTTTTCTTCGCGACGGTCTCCTCTGCGATTTTCGGTTATTTAGCCGTAAAGTGGATGATTCAATTCGTGAAACGTTATAGCTTAAAGCTTTTCGCTATTTATGTGTGGGCATTAGGTATCATCATTATTTTTCTACAGCAAACCGTTTCGTAG
- a CDS encoding anti-sigma factor domain-containing protein produces MKKGVVIEVNERYVTLLTPDGQFLKTENVGGTYELGEEMAFFPSAEMSRVERKSNRAFWKTWKMRASVAIAFVLLLFFTVPNFYQQDVYAYMTIDINPSFELELDEELHVLKIEPLNDEAHSVLLRIENWKDQPIKEVTNQIIAETEAAGYLQNEQEIFISTVVADVEDATEEAIEEELEEMKEELTEKDIVVTTVQSDIETRKKAKEEGVSTGHYLREKMEKDAAKQTETPSVEQKQKVDQQSSNDKETTENMKNDTAPNDKKVEAEQKQVEKQQQKEEKKEQKEAKKIEKEEQKQAKKEEKELEKQLKEEQKERQKQIKEQLKEEKKRLQEEWKETKKELKETFEHLENKNQLEQLEKEWERVKGHSYEDLYQFISNYSFD; encoded by the coding sequence GTGAAAAAAGGGGTCGTCATAGAGGTCAATGAACGGTACGTTACTTTATTAACCCCGGACGGCCAGTTTTTGAAAACTGAAAATGTCGGGGGTACCTACGAATTAGGGGAAGAGATGGCTTTTTTTCCTTCTGCAGAAATGTCGCGAGTAGAGCGGAAGTCTAACCGAGCTTTTTGGAAAACATGGAAGATGAGAGCGAGCGTTGCCATAGCTTTTGTTCTCTTATTGTTCTTTACCGTACCAAACTTTTATCAACAAGATGTTTATGCGTATATGACCATTGATATTAATCCGAGCTTTGAGCTTGAACTAGATGAAGAATTGCATGTGCTAAAGATTGAACCGTTAAATGACGAAGCACATTCGGTCTTGTTACGAATTGAAAATTGGAAAGATCAACCGATTAAAGAAGTAACCAATCAAATTATTGCTGAAACCGAAGCGGCTGGTTATCTTCAAAACGAACAAGAAATCTTCATTTCTACGGTTGTGGCCGACGTAGAAGATGCGACCGAAGAAGCCATTGAAGAAGAATTAGAAGAAATGAAAGAAGAACTTACCGAAAAAGATATAGTCGTCACGACGGTTCAATCAGACATCGAAACACGAAAAAAAGCAAAAGAAGAGGGCGTATCCACTGGTCACTACTTACGCGAGAAAATGGAAAAAGATGCAGCAAAACAGACTGAAACACCTTCCGTTGAACAAAAACAAAAAGTCGATCAACAGTCTTCAAACGACAAGGAAACGACGGAAAACATGAAAAACGACACAGCACCGAATGACAAAAAAGTAGAAGCCGAACAAAAACAAGTTGAAAAACAACAACAAAAAGAAGAGAAAAAAGAACAAAAAGAAGCCAAAAAAATAGAAAAAGAAGAACAGAAGCAAGCGAAAAAAGAAGAAAAAGAACTGGAAAAGCAACTGAAAGAAGAGCAGAAAGAACGACAAAAACAAATAAAAGAACAACTGAAAGAAGAAAAGAAGCGATTACAAGAAGAATGGAAGGAAACAAAGAAAGAATTAAAAGAAACGTTCGAGCATCTTGAAAACAAAAATCAGCTTGAACAGCTAGAAAAAGAGTGGGAACGAGTAAAGGGCCATTCCTATGAGGATTTATACCAATTCATTTCTAATTATTCTTTTGATTAA
- a CDS encoding alpha/beta-type small acid-soluble spore protein → MASRNQLLVPGIEQALDQFKAEIAQEFGVHLSSDTVSRANGSVGGEMTKRLVAQAQAQLNQNPQS, encoded by the coding sequence ATGGCTTCACGTAATCAATTATTAGTTCCTGGGATTGAGCAAGCGTTAGATCAATTTAAAGCGGAAATCGCTCAAGAATTTGGCGTTCATTTAAGCTCTGACACCGTTTCTCGTGCAAACGGATCAGTCGGCGGTGAAATGACGAAACGCCTCGTCGCACAAGCTCAGGCCCAACTAAATCAAAATCCACAGTCATAA
- a CDS encoding TerC family protein has product MDIALLLEYGWVLLVLVALEGILAADNALVMAVMVKHLPEEKRKKALFYGLAGAFIFRLGSLFIISLLVNVWQVQAIGAAYLIFISINHLIKHRLKKNEKLKEVNKPKKESGFWMTVLKVELADIAFAIDSILAAVALAVTLPETSLPQIGSMDGGQFIVIFLGGFIGVIMMRFAATAFVKLLKKRPNLETTAFLIVGWVGVKLAMHTFAHPDIALISSHFIHSAVWKMIFWGVLLTIAVVGWITSKEKQSKEEINVYRKAE; this is encoded by the coding sequence ATGGACATTGCATTACTGTTAGAATACGGTTGGGTATTGCTTGTCTTAGTAGCATTAGAAGGAATTTTAGCAGCGGATAACGCACTCGTCATGGCGGTAATGGTCAAACATTTACCGGAAGAAAAAAGAAAAAAAGCTCTCTTTTACGGATTGGCAGGGGCGTTTATCTTCCGACTCGGATCGTTATTCATCATCTCGTTACTCGTTAATGTATGGCAAGTACAAGCAATTGGAGCTGCCTACTTAATCTTTATTTCTATTAATCATCTAATTAAACATCGACTCAAGAAAAATGAGAAGCTAAAAGAAGTGAATAAGCCTAAAAAAGAAAGTGGCTTTTGGATGACTGTATTAAAGGTAGAATTAGCAGATATCGCGTTTGCGATTGACTCCATTCTTGCAGCTGTTGCCCTTGCGGTGACATTACCTGAAACGTCATTGCCTCAGATTGGAAGCATGGACGGCGGACAATTTATCGTCATCTTTTTAGGTGGATTCATCGGTGTTATCATGATGCGATTTGCTGCTACTGCATTCGTCAAGTTGTTAAAAAAGCGACCAAATCTCGAAACGACAGCTTTCTTAATCGTCGGTTGGGTCGGGGTCAAACTCGCTATGCATACCTTTGCTCACCCGGATATCGCTCTAATCTCCAGCCACTTTATCCACTCGGCTGTATGGAAAATGATTTTCTGGGGTGTATTATTAACGATTGCTGTTGTCGGCTGGATTACTTCAAAAGAAAAGCAATCAAAAGAAGAAATCAACGTCTATCGGAAAGCAGAATAA
- the sigI gene encoding RNA polymerase sigma factor SigI → MQKGNVELRNETIEKYKPFIAKTVSSVCKRFIDERDDEFSVGLIAFNEAIDKYSADKGSSLLAFAELIIKRKVIDYIRKEARMSRTLQWDPVTDEEEEGPQSKIEADLSIEEHQKLLEQEHRKEEILYYRQVLSDFGLSFDELIEQSPKHMDARQNAMKVAKTLIEDKTLKEVFFQKKRLPIKQLEKRVEVSRKTIERNRKYIMAMAIILSGDYVYLRDYIKGVLQS, encoded by the coding sequence ATGCAAAAAGGGAATGTAGAACTTCGAAATGAAACGATAGAAAAATATAAACCTTTTATCGCCAAAACGGTATCTTCTGTTTGTAAACGATTTATTGATGAACGTGATGATGAATTCAGTGTCGGGCTTATCGCTTTTAACGAAGCCATCGATAAATATTCAGCCGATAAAGGCAGCTCATTATTGGCGTTTGCCGAATTAATTATAAAGAGAAAAGTCATTGATTATATTCGAAAAGAAGCACGCATGAGTCGAACGTTGCAATGGGACCCGGTAACGGACGAGGAAGAAGAGGGGCCACAAAGCAAAATTGAAGCGGATTTATCCATTGAGGAACATCAGAAGCTACTTGAACAAGAGCATCGAAAAGAAGAAATATTGTATTATCGCCAAGTCTTAAGTGATTTCGGGTTGTCATTTGATGAATTAATTGAACAATCCCCTAAACATATGGATGCGCGGCAAAATGCGATGAAAGTAGCGAAAACGTTAATCGAAGATAAAACATTAAAAGAGGTCTTTTTTCAAAAAAAGCGATTACCTATAAAACAGCTTGAAAAAAGGGTTGAGGTAAGTCGAAAAACGATTGAGCGAAATCGAAAATATATTATGGCCATGGCTATTATTTTAAGCGGTGATTACGTCTATTTACGAGATTACATTAAAGGGGTGCTTCAATCGTGA
- a CDS encoding DedA family protein: MEAIIDWLINEMKDLSYMGIILALTIEIVPGELVLPLVGYWVYTGEMSFFWAVVAGVIGGTTGPLTLYALGYYAGRPFLEKYGKWMFISPKTLAKSDQFFEKHGAFVAFSGRFLPGVRSAISLPCGMGKMSIFTFTLFTFVAMIPITVLYIYLGYTFGGNIKEIEHYLNQWFWPTLFFLLLLYMVWNKWQKRKISIISWGEFTKK, encoded by the coding sequence ATGGAAGCGATAATCGATTGGCTGATCAATGAGATGAAAGACCTTTCGTATATGGGCATCATTTTAGCTTTGACGATTGAAATTGTCCCAGGTGAGCTTGTGTTACCTTTAGTGGGGTATTGGGTATATACAGGAGAGATGTCCTTCTTTTGGGCGGTTGTTGCAGGGGTTATCGGTGGGACGACAGGTCCTCTTACGTTGTATGCACTCGGTTATTATGCCGGACGACCATTTTTAGAGAAGTATGGAAAGTGGATGTTCATCTCCCCAAAAACGCTCGCAAAATCCGATCAATTTTTCGAAAAGCATGGAGCGTTCGTTGCATTTTCGGGGCGTTTTCTACCAGGTGTGCGCAGTGCGATTTCCCTTCCTTGTGGGATGGGGAAAATGTCGATTTTCACATTCACTCTCTTTACGTTTGTGGCCATGATTCCCATCACCGTTTTATATATTTATTTAGGTTATACATTCGGAGGAAATATAAAAGAGATCGAACACTATTTAAATCAATGGTTTTGGCCGACGCTATTTTTTCTATTATTACTCTACATGGTATGGAATAAATGGCAGAAACGAAAGATTTCCATCATATCTTGGGGGGAATTTACAAAAAAATAA